Proteins from one Campylobacter concisus genomic window:
- a CDS encoding phage terminase large subunit, giving the protein MSKLEVKLLPHQYELLADTSTKIIGLVSGYGAGKTYAAVRKALQLAFLNPGCAGVITEPTYPLLRDILFGDLENALVEWRVPYKFNKSSAVFTLDVNGAKTPILCRSMENWERLIGINAAWIICDEFDTSKTEIALKAYEKLLGRLRAGNTRQFIITTTPEGFRATYQIFIEKGGEAKRLIKAKTADNKYLPPDFIDTLKEQYPENLLKAYLEGEFVNLISGTVYSYFSRDTHASAEIIKEGETLHIGADFNVGGCINVVCVERADKKGVITTHAVDEVISYDTYAMAQTLKDKYKGHKIIVYPDASGQNRKTSASETDAQILRGAGHLVFVNHSNPSIKDRVNCVNNLFDKRRLLVNVSKCPNLTKALEQQAWDNKTQLPEKSDAHPANDDYNDALGYLIAYKYPITARDYQIKVVGI; this is encoded by the coding sequence ATGAGTAAACTAGAGGTCAAATTACTACCGCACCAATACGAGCTACTAGCCGACACAAGCACGAAAATTATAGGTTTAGTGAGTGGTTACGGCGCGGGCAAAACCTACGCAGCGGTTAGAAAAGCCTTGCAGCTAGCGTTTCTAAACCCGGGTTGCGCGGGCGTGATAACCGAGCCAACGTATCCGCTCTTGCGCGATATACTATTCGGCGATCTTGAAAACGCGCTCGTCGAATGGCGCGTGCCGTATAAATTTAATAAATCAAGCGCGGTATTTACTCTGGACGTAAACGGTGCCAAAACGCCTATTTTATGCCGCAGTATGGAAAACTGGGAGCGACTTATCGGCATAAACGCCGCTTGGATAATATGCGACGAGTTTGATACGTCAAAAACCGAGATCGCACTAAAAGCTTACGAGAAGCTACTGGGGCGTTTAAGAGCCGGCAATACTAGGCAATTTATCATCACGACGACGCCTGAGGGTTTCCGCGCCACGTATCAAATTTTCATAGAAAAAGGCGGCGAGGCTAAACGGCTAATCAAAGCAAAAACCGCCGATAATAAATATCTGCCGCCCGATTTTATCGACACGTTAAAAGAGCAATACCCCGAGAATTTGCTTAAGGCGTATTTAGAGGGTGAATTCGTAAATTTAATCAGCGGCACCGTGTATAGCTATTTTAGCCGCGACACTCACGCAAGCGCGGAGATTATCAAAGAGGGCGAAACGCTACACATCGGCGCGGATTTTAACGTAGGCGGCTGCATAAACGTAGTCTGCGTAGAGCGAGCGGATAAAAAAGGCGTAATAACCACGCACGCGGTAGATGAGGTTATTAGTTACGACACCTACGCAATGGCGCAGACACTAAAAGATAAGTATAAAGGGCATAAAATTATCGTATATCCCGATGCTAGCGGACAAAATAGAAAAACCAGCGCGAGCGAAACGGACGCGCAAATTTTAAGAGGTGCGGGGCATTTAGTATTCGTAAATCACTCAAATCCGAGCATTAAAGACCGCGTAAATTGCGTAAATAACCTATTTGACAAACGCCGCTTGCTCGTCAATGTCTCAAAATGCCCAAATTTGACAAAGGCGCTTGAACAGCAAGCGTGGGACAATAAAACCCAGCTACCCGAAAAAAGCGACGCCCACCCCGCAAACGACGACTACAACGACGCGCTAGGGTATCTAATCGCGTATAAATACCCTATCACGGCGCGAGATTACCAAATCAAGGTAGTCGGCATTTAG
- a CDS encoding DUF4055 domain-containing protein → MAVNAKHPEYSKNLTKWQLMRDALAGEVAKEKYVPKLSDQEAEEYSSYVGRAEFYNVTARTQVALTGLLFAKPPKVELPEALKIIAENVSLDDDTLEALAKNIANECLSVGRCGVLVDLPSVEKAEYSKLEAERLNLRAYATLYKAENIINWKTTKINGSNVTSLVVLTETYAEPTQDEFVDKIKTRYRVLDLHEGYYRQRVFSETKAGNFEVVSEIYPSANGQKLAYLPFTFFNVNDLKTAVEKPPLLDLAKVNISHFRSEVDLEHGTHFTALPTPYVTGYQGESSEKLKIGSTAVWVINDPSAKVGFLEFSGAGLSTLENRIAVKEKRMSILGVRLLLDEKKTAEATETLQMRKSGENAVLTNVASTISEGIVSFLKDIAFFENIAGENLIYEINTDYNLTMIEPQLLAQIIAGIQSGDIPNEVLYDALLKGELMPETIQSYEDYQAKLEQARPQVTPSDEAV, encoded by the coding sequence ATGGCGGTAAATGCAAAACATCCCGAATATTCTAAGAATTTAACCAAATGGCAGCTAATGCGCGATGCCTTAGCGGGCGAGGTGGCAAAAGAAAAATACGTGCCTAAACTAAGTGATCAAGAAGCGGAGGAATACAGCTCCTACGTAGGGCGAGCGGAGTTTTATAATGTGACGGCTAGAACGCAGGTCGCGCTAACAGGGCTACTATTTGCAAAGCCGCCTAAAGTTGAGCTGCCCGAAGCCTTAAAGATCATAGCCGAAAATGTGAGTTTAGATGACGATACGCTAGAAGCCCTTGCCAAAAACATTGCCAACGAGTGCCTAAGCGTCGGGCGTTGCGGCGTGCTCGTGGATCTGCCTAGCGTCGAAAAGGCGGAATACTCCAAACTTGAAGCCGAACGATTAAATTTAAGAGCCTACGCCACGCTTTACAAGGCCGAAAATATCATCAACTGGAAAACTACAAAAATAAACGGCTCAAACGTTACGTCGCTCGTGGTGCTTACTGAAACTTACGCCGAGCCGACGCAGGACGAGTTTGTAGACAAGATAAAAACGCGTTACCGAGTGCTTGATTTACACGAGGGCTACTACCGCCAAAGAGTATTTAGCGAAACCAAGGCGGGTAATTTTGAAGTAGTTAGCGAAATTTATCCGAGCGCAAACGGGCAAAAGCTTGCGTATCTACCGTTTACGTTTTTTAACGTGAACGATTTAAAAACAGCGGTAGAAAAGCCGCCTTTGCTTGATTTGGCCAAGGTTAATATCAGCCATTTTAGAAGCGAGGTCGATTTAGAGCACGGCACGCATTTTACGGCATTGCCTACGCCTTACGTCACGGGCTATCAAGGCGAGAGCAGCGAAAAGCTAAAAATAGGCTCTACCGCCGTTTGGGTCATAAACGATCCGAGCGCAAAGGTTGGCTTTTTAGAATTTAGCGGTGCCGGCTTAAGTACGCTTGAAAACCGTATCGCGGTCAAAGAAAAGCGGATGTCGATTTTAGGCGTGCGCTTGCTGCTAGACGAGAAAAAGACGGCTGAAGCCACCGAAACGCTGCAAATGCGAAAGAGCGGCGAAAATGCGGTACTAACCAATGTCGCATCTACGATTAGCGAGGGGATAGTATCGTTTTTAAAAGACATCGCCTTTTTTGAGAATATCGCGGGCGAGAATTTGATTTATGAGATAAATACCGACTACAACCTAACTATGATTGAACCGCAGCTATTAGCGCAAATTATAGCCGGCATCCAAAGCGGGGATATTCCAAACGAAGTGCTTTACGATGCGCTCTTAAAGGGCGAGCTAATGCCTGAAACCATCCAAAGCTACGAGGACTATCAGGCTAAACTAGAACAAGCCCGCCCGCAGGTAACGCCGAGCGATGAAGCCGTTTAA
- a CDS encoding minor capsid protein has translation MKPFNQLIAELEVARSLLHERIKNGLSKKVAKFYDDMIADLQAQILKKKNVTNNLAQTISDLKQSLKTPDLRKDFLTLAQNEQDHLLDYNELAGFNLFSSVLPESSIERLVDSAQLEGATVKAWNNGLNADQKKRLERELKIGVSLGETTPMLAQRIAHVLEKNKRDATAIALTGAGAIVSEIRQAFFEANDDVIKCYKYQATLDTRTSALCRAYDGLMWDKDYKPIGHDFPFRKPRVNTHFNCRSTIIPVTKSWDELDVEGMDEASGRTRSSMNGYVPQDMSFNDWLKTQSPEVIEKTLGKGRAELFMQGKITMRDLITQQGRSVNLDGLIKANPQKLPFTAENLSKDEKDSIYGWGYGDYRTIRAYMYGSIKQVSASFKTQIDDLLGLFDKYESNVEGNTPIFRGIRLKTQEQYEKSDFFNIKIGDKYSDKAISSFSLKEEVANGFAGYNQENVYKAVIIKTKARGNEINITEFAKFQSENEVLVNSNESYEVIDIEYNGNAIIVTVK, from the coding sequence ATGAAGCCGTTTAATCAACTAATAGCCGAGCTTGAAGTAGCGCGCTCTCTTTTGCACGAGCGGATAAAAAACGGGCTAAGTAAAAAAGTAGCTAAATTTTATGACGATATGATCGCGGATTTGCAGGCGCAAATTTTAAAAAAGAAAAACGTAACGAATAACCTAGCCCAAACGATAAGCGATTTAAAGCAAAGCCTAAAAACGCCCGATTTGCGTAAAGATTTCTTAACGCTGGCGCAAAACGAGCAAGACCATCTACTAGACTACAACGAGCTAGCGGGGTTTAATCTGTTTTCTAGCGTATTGCCAGAGAGCAGCATCGAGCGGCTAGTAGATAGCGCACAATTAGAGGGCGCGACCGTCAAAGCGTGGAATAACGGGCTAAACGCCGATCAGAAAAAACGCCTTGAACGCGAATTAAAAATAGGCGTGAGCTTAGGCGAGACGACGCCGATGCTAGCGCAAAGAATAGCGCACGTTTTAGAGAAAAATAAACGTGACGCTACCGCTATCGCTCTAACCGGAGCGGGCGCGATAGTAAGCGAAATTCGCCAAGCCTTTTTTGAGGCAAACGACGACGTCATAAAATGCTACAAATACCAAGCCACGCTAGATACTCGCACGTCTGCACTATGCAGAGCTTACGATGGCCTAATGTGGGATAAAGACTACAAGCCCATCGGGCACGACTTCCCGTTTCGCAAACCGCGCGTAAATACTCATTTTAATTGCCGTAGCACCATAATACCCGTAACTAAAAGCTGGGATGAACTAGACGTCGAGGGAATGGACGAAGCGAGCGGTCGCACTAGGTCAAGTATGAACGGCTACGTGCCGCAGGACATGAGCTTTAACGACTGGTTAAAAACCCAAAGCCCCGAAGTGATAGAAAAGACGCTAGGAAAAGGCAGAGCCGAGCTTTTTATGCAAGGCAAGATCACGATGCGGGATTTAATCACGCAGCAGGGGCGGAGTGTAAATTTAGACGGGCTTATTAAAGCAAATCCGCAAAAACTGCCATTTACGGCTGAAAATTTAAGCAAAGACGAGAAAGATAGCATATACGGGTGGGGTTATGGGGATTATAGGACGATACGAGCTTATATGTATGGTAGCATAAAGCAGGTATCAGCTAGTTTCAAAACACAAATTGATGACCTTCTGGGGTTATTTGATAAATATGAAAGCAACGTGGAGGGGAATACGCCAATTTTTAGAGGCATAAGATTAAAAACACAAGAACAATATGAGAAATCGGATTTTTTTAATATTAAAATTGGAGATAAATACTCAGACAAGGCAATATCTAGCTTCTCGCTAAAAGAAGAAGTGGCGAATGGTTTTGCGGGGTATAATCAAGAAAACGTGTATAAAGCGGTTATAATAAAAACAAAAGCGCGAGGAAATGAAATTAATATAACTGAATTTGCTAAATTTCAATCAGAAAATGAAGTTTTGGTTAATAGCAATGAAAGCTATGAAGTTATAGATATTGAATATAATGGCAATGCGATAATTGTTACTGTAAAATAG
- a CDS encoding DnaT-like ssDNA-binding protein: MIPENGTGLANADAYVSVEFANEYFSARGNQTWAGLGSADKEAAIIKATDYLEAVYFDKWQGERLKADQALSFPCSPFGMPAKLKSAVCELAIRANAGELMSDVERLTTKEKVGSIEVEYAQNADPATKYAYVASLLKPFLKPSSAMVIRLERC; this comes from the coding sequence ATGATACCCGAGAACGGCACCGGGCTAGCTAATGCCGACGCTTACGTTTCGGTCGAGTTTGCCAATGAGTACTTTTCGGCACGCGGCAACCAAACGTGGGCGGGGCTGGGTAGCGCGGATAAAGAGGCAGCCATTATCAAGGCGACGGATTATTTAGAGGCGGTATATTTTGATAAATGGCAAGGCGAGAGATTAAAAGCCGATCAAGCTTTGAGTTTCCCGTGCTCGCCGTTTGGGATGCCTGCTAAGCTTAAATCCGCCGTATGCGAGCTGGCTATAAGAGCAAACGCGGGCGAGTTAATGAGCGACGTCGAGCGACTAACTACAAAAGAAAAAGTAGGCAGTATCGAGGTGGAATACGCGCAAAACGCAGACCCCGCCACCAAATACGCTTACGTAGCTAGCCTTTTGAAGCCGTTTTTAAAACCGAGTAGCGCAATGGTAATAAGGCTAGAGCGATGCTAA
- a CDS encoding HK97 gp10 family phage protein yields MIDRQINNFSAKAQEKVLKIFKKSVIDLTSDIISDTPVDTGRLKNNWFPSTGAASEQTTEATANEAGDRSNSLVNNQLALDKTFYFTNNLPYAFRIEFEGWSKVKAPQGMVRRNAIRWKQIVKRAARA; encoded by the coding sequence ATGATTGATAGGCAGATAAATAACTTTAGCGCAAAGGCTCAAGAAAAAGTGCTGAAAATCTTTAAAAAATCAGTCATTGATCTAACTTCAGACATCATCAGCGATACGCCGGTAGATACGGGTAGGCTTAAAAATAATTGGTTTCCTAGCACGGGCGCGGCTAGCGAGCAGACAACAGAAGCGACCGCAAACGAGGCGGGAGATAGGTCCAATAGCCTCGTAAACAATCAGCTAGCGCTAGATAAAACCTTTTATTTTACAAACAATTTGCCTTATGCCTTTCGCATAGAGTTTGAGGGTTGGAGTAAGGTAAAGGCCCCGCAAGGTATGGTAAGGCGCAATGCTATCCGCTGGAAGCAAATAGTAAAAAGGGCGGCACGTGCTTAG
- a CDS encoding phage tail terminator-like protein, whose translation MLRIRQALEKAVLAVTPAIDTAFENTTFNPRAGEPYQQLHFLPAKPSAAVIDDSISEVLGVFQITLRYPAGEGVKNVLERARLYEKAFKVGVKLENEVFITAPTSVNILGIDGDRYGVAVSIYFKSYKE comes from the coding sequence GTGCTTAGAATTCGTCAGGCTTTAGAAAAAGCGGTTTTAGCGGTTACGCCGGCTATCGATACGGCGTTTGAAAACACGACGTTTAATCCTAGAGCGGGCGAGCCTTACCAACAACTACATTTTTTACCCGCCAAACCAAGCGCTGCTGTAATTGATGATAGTATTTCAGAAGTATTGGGCGTGTTTCAAATAACCTTACGCTACCCGGCAGGCGAGGGCGTTAAAAACGTTCTTGAGAGGGCGAGACTTTACGAAAAAGCTTTTAAAGTAGGCGTAAAGCTAGAAAATGAGGTTTTTATTACCGCTCCGACGAGCGTTAATATTTTAGGCATTGACGGCGATCGCTACGGCGTGGCCGTTTCTATTTATTTTAAATCTTATAAGGAGTGA
- a CDS encoding tape measure protein produces MTEVASLIVSAKVEGADKLKSDLNSVSNEVKKAEKSAAQLSGAFATLKTAIGAIAGSMIVREFVQISDEMSLMSSRLKKATDSMVEFTAQQKAMHAIARDTHADIKDTTDLYVKLAPALKDLGKSTEDINKVTSNFTKALQLGGASAEEAAAAIKQFGQAMGSGALKGDEFNSIAEASPTLMRYLADGLGVPIGKLKELGGQSKLTAEAVSGALLKMSDQIDKDFTQMPVTVGKAFTDLKTEMSLLVAEFNEAAGATGGMSQGLEKIADWIKDNRSDIVEFGLDVYRSFQLMGTAVIWLGLAVDNVFTAIPTAITLAIDAATTTLSNGLNSMIAEAEEAYNSIASLWGGETRFGRIDISTNISDGLMKHRKELDEQISLTQDAMKGLLKDIAEDTMASAAPKINEKFEGIRQSVKNTGTQATKTKEQISALNRALLEIAQSGMSEIEKKRDNVARKAQEWTALGVSPDKIAEYRKNELAKIDAEETKNKLAEQEKTKQEQIKATNEYLKLKDREFNLAKRQTELISDETARRIRLVEIEHSHAAEQYTAMLKKGEITENYYARAMASEEQLYQKQMFDASSWGQIMHSGLNSLESAMGNFFDYSSDRFMKFGDLAQDILGQIYRQIVKMMIIQPLINSVTNMLPGMSGGATPAPAALPAGGFASVLNATPAAKGGVFNSPDLHSYANSIVSKPTFFKFAKGGIPDIGVMGEKNGGSPEAIMPLTRTSNGDLGVKAQVGASLNSVKVEVINQTREDVKVSNAAVRRNDGEWVISLVLNGVSKNVLGSRETLRGLLA; encoded by the coding sequence ATGACCGAAGTTGCTAGTTTGATTGTTAGCGCCAAAGTTGAGGGGGCGGACAAGCTAAAAAGCGATTTAAACAGCGTAAGTAACGAAGTAAAAAAGGCCGAGAAGTCGGCGGCGCAGCTGTCGGGTGCTTTTGCTACCCTAAAAACAGCTATCGGGGCAATCGCAGGCTCTATGATAGTGCGCGAATTTGTGCAAATCTCGGACGAAATGAGCCTGATGAGCTCGCGCCTAAAAAAGGCGACAGATTCAATGGTGGAGTTTACTGCACAACAAAAGGCGATGCACGCTATCGCTAGAGACACTCACGCCGACATAAAAGACACTACCGACCTATACGTTAAACTTGCTCCAGCACTTAAAGACCTCGGCAAAAGCACTGAGGATATAAACAAAGTAACCTCAAATTTTACTAAAGCCTTGCAATTAGGCGGAGCGAGTGCCGAGGAAGCCGCCGCCGCGATAAAGCAATTCGGTCAAGCTATGGGTAGCGGCGCGTTAAAAGGCGACGAATTTAACTCTATCGCCGAGGCTTCGCCGACGCTTATGCGCTATCTCGCCGACGGGCTAGGCGTGCCGATAGGAAAACTAAAAGAGCTGGGCGGACAAAGTAAATTAACGGCCGAAGCAGTATCAGGCGCTCTCTTAAAAATGAGCGATCAGATTGACAAAGACTTTACTCAAATGCCCGTAACCGTCGGCAAGGCATTTACCGATCTAAAGACTGAAATGTCGCTTTTGGTGGCAGAGTTTAACGAAGCCGCAGGCGCGACGGGCGGGATGTCGCAGGGCTTAGAAAAAATAGCCGATTGGATAAAGGATAACCGCAGCGACATTGTCGAGTTTGGACTTGACGTATATCGTAGCTTCCAGCTTATGGGAACAGCGGTCATTTGGTTAGGGCTTGCTGTAGATAACGTATTCACGGCAATTCCCACCGCAATAACTTTGGCTATCGACGCAGCTACTACTACGCTATCTAATGGGCTAAATTCTATGATTGCCGAAGCAGAGGAGGCGTATAACTCAATAGCTTCCCTGTGGGGCGGCGAGACTAGATTTGGGCGCATAGATATTTCTACCAATATATCTGACGGACTTATGAAGCACCGCAAAGAGTTAGATGAGCAAATCAGCCTAACCCAAGACGCAATGAAAGGGCTACTAAAAGACATAGCCGAGGATACTATGGCAAGCGCCGCGCCGAAAATAAACGAAAAATTCGAGGGGATTAGACAGAGCGTCAAAAATACGGGCACGCAAGCGACCAAAACGAAAGAGCAAATAAGCGCCCTAAACAGAGCGCTTTTAGAGATAGCCCAAAGCGGAATGAGCGAAATCGAAAAAAAAAGAGATAACGTTGCAAGGAAAGCTCAAGAGTGGACGGCGCTCGGCGTAAGTCCGGATAAAATCGCGGAATATAGAAAAAACGAACTAGCAAAAATAGACGCCGAAGAGACGAAAAATAAGCTGGCGGAGCAAGAAAAAACCAAGCAAGAACAAATCAAGGCCACTAACGAATATTTGAAACTAAAAGACCGCGAATTTAATTTAGCTAAACGCCAAACGGAGCTAATAAGCGACGAAACGGCTAGACGTATACGTCTAGTGGAGATAGAGCACAGCCACGCTGCAGAGCAATATACGGCTATGCTAAAAAAAGGCGAGATTACTGAAAATTACTACGCCCGCGCCATGGCATCAGAGGAACAGCTTTATCAAAAGCAGATGTTTGACGCTTCAAGCTGGGGGCAGATTATGCATAGCGGCTTAAATAGCCTTGAAAGCGCTATGGGTAATTTCTTTGATTATTCGTCCGATCGCTTTATGAAATTCGGCGATTTAGCGCAGGATATTTTAGGGCAAATTTATAGGCAAATAGTAAAGATGATGATAATCCAGCCGTTAATCAATTCGGTTACGAATATGTTACCAGGAATGTCTGGAGGGGCTACTCCAGCTCCTGCTGCTTTGCCAGCTGGAGGATTTGCAAGCGTATTAAATGCTACCCCAGCGGCAAAAGGTGGTGTATTTAATAGCCCCGATCTGCATAGCTACGCCAACTCTATCGTAAGCAAACCGACCTTTTTTAAATTTGCCAAAGGCGGTATTCCCGACATCGGCGTAATGGGCGAGAAAAACGGCGGTAGCCCCGAAGCTATTATGCCTTTAACAAGGACCTCTAACGGCGACTTAGGCGTAAAAGCGCAGGTCGGAGCGTCTTTAAATAGCGTAAAAGTAGAAGTCATAAATCAAACCAGAGAGGACGTAAAGGTATCTAATGCCGCGGTAAGGCGAAACGACGGCGAATGGGTCATATCTTTAGTTTTAAACGGCGTGAGTAAAAACGTCTTAGGCTCGCGCGAAACTTTAAGGGGGTTATTAGCGTGA
- a CDS encoding DUF2460 domain-containing protein has product MNTYPSYPPIVVGSSRTLRNPTHRSSSDGGYTITRKKWTKPKSSYSLNYPALNAEQFKILRDFFVENQGQAFKFRYPLEDETKICVFAMDDLKADDNMQNHCAVKVEIVEI; this is encoded by the coding sequence GTGAATACTTATCCTAGCTATCCGCCGATTGTCGTAGGTTCGTCGAGAACCTTACGCAATCCTACGCATAGAAGCTCAAGCGACGGCGGCTATACGATAACACGTAAAAAATGGACTAAACCTAAAAGCTCGTATAGTTTAAATTACCCCGCCCTAAACGCGGAGCAGTTCAAAATTTTAAGAGATTTTTTCGTAGAAAATCAAGGGCAGGCTTTTAAATTCCGTTATCCGCTGGAGGACGAAACTAAAATTTGCGTATTTGCGATGGACGATTTAAAAGCCGACGACAATATGCAAAACCACTGCGCGGTAAAAGTGGAGATAGTAGAGATATGA
- a CDS encoding DUF1833 family protein, with amino-acid sequence MKLTTIKDLNAAASDSALLVGLEIFIPETPTVRIINNSENITFIGEEFVAFPFSIGEIQTAKGEIPQFNLSIDNTSRAMQNYINSYDNYVKTRGAENSTIKAKIYVINTKDLSEPVLEEFFELTDFSSDSKAVTFNLGASNLFNMSYPPRKMYKDYCVFKFKSEECGYNGLETRCDKTLASCRAKNNSACFGGFLGIAGGYKK; translated from the coding sequence ATGAAACTAACTACGATAAAGGATTTAAACGCCGCGGCTTCAGATAGCGCGCTTTTAGTAGGGCTTGAAATTTTTATTCCCGAAACGCCTACGGTACGCATAATAAACAATAGCGAGAATATAACCTTTATAGGGGAAGAGTTCGTGGCGTTCCCTTTTAGTATAGGCGAAATCCAAACGGCTAAGGGCGAAATACCGCAATTTAATTTAAGTATCGATAACACCAGCCGAGCTATGCAAAATTACATAAATTCTTACGATAACTACGTAAAAACGCGCGGCGCAGAAAACTCTACTATTAAAGCAAAAATTTACGTGATAAATACTAAAGATTTAAGCGAGCCAGTGCTTGAGGAGTTTTTTGAGCTTACAGATTTTAGCTCTGATAGTAAAGCTGTAACCTTTAACCTAGGTGCAAGCAATCTTTTTAATATGAGCTATCCACCACGGAAAATGTATAAGGATTATTGCGTATTTAAATTTAAAAGCGAGGAGTGCGGTTATAACGGACTAGAAACTCGTTGCGATAAAACCTTGGCTAGTTGCAGGGCTAAGAATAATTCGGCGTGCTTCGGCGGATTCTTGGGAATTGCGGGCGGGTATAAGAAATGA